The nucleotide window AGAGCCGCCGGGAGGGGGCGCTCACCCGAGCTCGAACAGCAGCGCCTCCTTCAGGCCCAGCAGGGCGGTGCCCACCGAGAGGAGGAAGATGGCGCCGCCAAGGAAGACGTGCTGCGGCCGGTAGCGGCTCCGCAGAGAAAACGACGCGCCGGGGAACAGGAAGAagctaaagcccacgagccactgGGAGGAAAGGCGAGGTGCTGCCGGAGGCTGAGCTGCGCTGGAGACCGGAGCCCGAGGACGCCCCAGGTGGGCCGCCTCCCGCGAGGACcgcaggccccgccccccgccccccgcgtgGTGGCCTCCGGCCGGAGCGGCGGCGGGAGCGCTGAGCACGTGGGGAAGGTCGGCCGGCGCTCGAGGCGGGTCTCAGCCCCACACTGTGCGCCCCGAGGCGGGGCCTGGGACCGAACCCACGTGCCTGTGGGCCAGAAGGGCGCCGGAAGGGCGCCGGGTCGGAGGCAGCGCCCGGCGGGCTGGAGCGCCTTTCGCCTGTGCGCACACCTGGCCCCGGCCCTGTTTGGGCCCTGCTGCCCGCCCCTCCCCAGCGCCGTGGGGCCGCAAGGACTCACCTGCACAAAGAAGAGGACGAAGACCAGAATGCCACACCAGCTGTGCAGGCTGTACAGGTCGGCGTAGCCCTCCTTCCTGTGGTAGTCGAACACCGCCACCAGGCCTGGCCGGAGGCGGGGGTCGCGTGAGGACTGGGCTGATGGCGACGGAGGGGGTGCGGTGACCCAAGGGAAACCCGACCCGCCGGGACTTCTGGGCTCCAGTACCGGCTCGGTGGCTGCCAGCACCCAGTGTCCCTGcctggaagggggaggaggggtggggaggggggactgGACAGTAAAGCACCTCCTTCCCCAAGTCagcagaggtgggggaaggagggcggGCGCGTGCCAGGAACTCACCCACCAGGGCGATGACGAAGGCGAAGACGTGCAGCAGCCCGTGCAGGATTTTGGTGGTGCGTTTGGCCTCATTTCTGAAGACACGGTAAACCAGCAGGGCTGGTGGGCCGTGAGAAAGGGAATGTCAGGGCGCTAAGCCGAGCACAAGGCCTTCCTGTCAGGGCAGCGGGGAGACACCCCCGGCTGGAGAGGGGAGGGCTTGTCCAGGTATCCCAGCCACAGGAAGTGGGGGAGGAAACGAGGCTCCGTACGCCCCCGCACCGCCCGCCCCCTTCTTAGCTGTCCTGTGTATCCCAGGCTTTGTTTTAGGCTCATCGTGCAGTCAACATCAAGGTGCCACCAAGCTTCTGAGTTCACCTCTTAGCTATGATGGTTCTCAGATTGTACAGCACTGAAGCCGGATCAGACATTCACTACTCTTAGCCAGCAGGCTCCCTGGTTGGGAAACCCCAGGTTCTCAAAGCAGAACCTTGCGACCCCAAGCTAATCCCCCCTCTTCGGGCTGAAGCAGTCAGGGCCAGGGGGCCTGCGGAACGTCCGTCAGGACTCTGCTGCTGAGGGGGTGGCTGTCACCAGGACCACATCTAGGAAGAATGCATGGATCCAGCTTTCTTGTTACCAGAAGGAGAAGGCCAAGGCCGCCTGGCCTTGAGGCAGGGTGGGGGCCAGCCACGGCCTGGATCCTACCCCAGAGAGAGGAGCTCTAGCTCCGCCAAGTCCagcatctacacacacacacacacgcgcgtacactcacactcacactcacttTCTCTCCCTCAATTTCAAACCGCCTCTGCAGAAGATTGTCTTGCTCACAGCCCAGCCCCTGGGCCTCTGCTGTGTGAAGCACACACCTTCGGATGCTCCTTGTTGAAGCACGAGGTGAAAGATCTGGGATAAGTCAGAAAGGAGTTGCCACCCACCAGCCTTGGGGCCCTTGATTTGGATTCCCAGTGTCCCCAAGGTCCAAGCCAGCTTCCTTCTCTGACTGGTCAGATTCAGGTGTGAAAGGGTCCCTGCAAATCTCCTCTCTCAGGCGGCATCGCCCAGGGACTCACCATCTCCCTGCAAGAAGACCAGGCCTATGATCATGCAGAGGGGATGCACATTGAACTGCAGGGCACTCTCCCAGGCGATGCCTCCTCGGTACACACCGAGCCAGGTGCCAGTCATGGCCACCACGGCCAGGCCCAGCAGCTGGGAGAAGGCCACATAGTAAAGCAGCGCCGCGGGGGCGGGTGCTGGGCGGGCAGGGCTCTCCATGCCGAGGTGGCTCTATGCCGAGGCGACTGCTGCAGGAAAGATGGTGGAGCTCAGAGGAATGGCCCACAGCCTCCAAAAATACATCCCAGGCCTCCCTtgcccacctctgcctcctcccTCTCGGGCCACAACCCCAGGCCTCCGTGAGAGCGCCCAGCGGGACGGGCCCGCCTTCCTGCAGAGACAGACCCACGCCTGGCTGCACTTCCACCTGCAATGAGGGAGCAAGTCGGAGTCCTCCAAGTTCTGGCCGGAGCAGGAGGGCCCAGTGCCAGTGCTTTACTTTCTGTTTCAGGAGGCCCTGGGTTTTCTCAGGTGGGGTTCACAggtgaaacaaacacagagaagtGAGCAAATTCCTTGAAGGTGCCGGAATTTTTCCTCCAGATGAATCATAAAGGACATCTACGGTGAGAAATGGGGAACCTGACTCCCCCGTGCCTGCTTTTTCAGCTCCCAGCTGGAGATGAAAGAAGTCCTGCCCACAGAGAGCTGCATGGCAGCTGCCGGTAGAAGGAATGTTCTCTGAGCCACTTCAGTAGAAAGGACCAGGGAACAGGAGCCGCCGAGCTGCCCATTTCCCTTCCTGCCTCGTCTTCCCCTCCACACCTGGGGTGTGGGCCTGCGCCCCTCCCTCAGGCCAGGCTTCCCGAACTGAGACCTACAAGGTGGGAACTCCTGGGGTCACTTAGCGCACAAGGATCCTGTGAGAGCAGGTGTGTCACTGCTCCCGTCTGCAGACAAGGAACCGGGGGCTCAACGGGGTTTGGGGAAGCGAGGCTCAGGGGCCAGTGGGAGGCATTTCCTGGCTCCTCTGCCCAGTCCCCGGTGTCTCCACAGCCTCGCCCGGGCTCAGGGTGGCCTGTGTGCCAGCTCTTCCCCCTGAACCTGCTGGTTCTCCCCACACCCAGGCGGGAGAGGCAGCTGGAAGATGGGAGGAGAGGAGGCGGTTGATGAACAAGTATGGGCTCCGTTTGCTGGGCCTTGGTGCTGGCGGCCTGGGGCCACACAAAGGCGCTGCTGCAGCTCCCAGAGGGCCGAGCACTCCATCCCCCCAGCTTGCCTCTCCCACTGCCCCAGCCTCTCCCAGCAGCACTGGAGACACCCTCCTTCTCCTTCATTACCAGCAGAGAACAGCAGCTGAGCAGAGATGTTTGACTAACACATTTTGGGGTCCCCCCCTAATACCGAGCACACACCCTGTACCCTGTGCTGCTCAAGAACTAGTTTCCAGTTGGCCTGGCCTTGTCCTCCTGGGGACCGGGCTGTCTTTACCCCCAGTTCTCTCTGCCACCTTTGACAACTGTTGGCAActccatcattttttaaaaaggggggcaGGCAGTGTTAACACACCTCCCTGCAGTaaaatacagataagcaaaaaaagagaaaaattacaagTAATCAACATTTTGATTTATATCCTTTTCTTCTAGAAATATATGTACCTTCTTTCATAGAAACATGACCATACCAATTTCtaacctgcttttttcacttcatTATAGATCatgcacatcttttcatgtcagtACACGGCTATTTCATATTTTAACCAATCCCCTAATCTCctgttgttaaatatttagccagctttcagcttttcactaaaTAAACAACACTGTGATCATCTTTGCACACTCGTCTAATTcctaaatgaagaaaagaatccTGAGCAAGGGCTAGGTTCTTTTTTAGGTTGTGGATACATTCTGTCAAGTCATCTTCCGGAAAACACTCCCAAGGCAGGTGGGAACACCTGTTTCCAGAAGCCCTGGGCAACAGTGAAGCCGTATTTCTGGAACTCTTGCCCTCGTGCTTATCTGTCACCTCTACACTGATGACTCCTAAATCTAGTGCCAGCTTGTCATCTCCCCCAAATTTAAACCCCATTTCTAACTGTCCACTTACATCTTTACCTGGACATCCCTCAAACACTTCAAACTCAGCACATCCAAAGTTACACCCCTCTCCTGACCTCCCAGGTCGCCCTTCTGCCCAGTGCCGAATCCTCCTGCTTCTGCCCCAGGTCTCGCCATCACTTCCCTCTTGGCCATCTTCACTTCCACCACCCAGCAGGGCCTGGAGCTTCTGCCCCCATCTCCCTACCCTCCTCAATCTGCCTGACCCGACAGGGACAAAGTCAGGTCCCAGTCATGTTGCCCCACCAGGCACAAAGGGCCACCAGCGTATGGTGGTCAAATGCCAACTCCATAACTGACCCTAACCCAGTGCCCGCCTGCAGCCCCCACTGTTTTCCTACCAAGTCCACTCGGAAGAGATGCTCCCAGTTCCCCAGCTCTAGCAACACAACCTGCTGTTAGCCCCTCCACCTCACACTCcccgctcctcctcctccgcctctaTCGATTTGCTCCACGACCTGAAATGGGCATTTTGTTCACCACTTTGTCCCCCTCCTCTGTGTCCCCAAGGCTGGCCTGGCGCTTACTTACCCTCGGTGTCCTGCCTCGCGTTAAGCCCTGTGAGCCTCTCTGCTGCAGGGCCCTGTGAGCTCCCAGAAGGCAGGGAATGCATCTACCTCTCCCTCGGGGATCTCATCCCTTGGCCGACTCTGACAGGAAAAATGTACTGAACTGAGAAATGCTGTCCTCCTCTGCTTTATTAGATTCCTCCCCGAGAGCCTGGGGCGCAGTCAGAATCTGATTAGCTCTGAATTAGGAAGACGGGAAGGAACGTGCTCTGCCCCCGCAGACCTGCCACAGCGTCCCCACCGAGTAGCCACTGAGTACAGAGGGGGAGCTCAGGGCTGCAAAGACTGCCACTCCTGGGTCAAGAGCCGCTCTGTGGTGACGCAAGCCAGAGCCAGATTTCCACCCCCCCAGCCAACCTCCTCGTGAGTCGGGCAGAAATCAGACTTCTCTTCACAGCCGTGAtagtgtgatttataataagaaatatatgggACCGAGCCTGTAAAACCCTAGGAATTTTCCAGGTGACAAAGCAATCGTTTCTTTTGTTATGTTACTATTACATCGTGTTACTGAAGCCCCTCGAAAACCTGAGGGTGGGGCTGGTtaccaggggaaccaaccacgtGACTGGAGGGTTGGAAAGTTCAGTCCCACCCTTGACctccagggagggagaggggctggagactgagtgcagccaccagtggccaatgatttaatcaatcgggcctgtgtaatgaagcctccataaacccCCTAaaggatggggtttggagagctcccaggttggtgaacacatccacgtGCCGGGAAGGTGGTGCACCCCAGTTCCccggggacagaagctcctgtgctccgGACCCTTCCAGACCTCGCCCTacgtacctcttcatctggctgtccctgagttatatccttttataacaaaACAGCAATCTAGCAGGTTTCTCtgggttctgtgagctgctctagcaaattaattgaacctgagGGAAAGGTCGTGGGAAGCTCTGATCTATAGCCTGTTGTTCAgcagcacaggtgacaacctggacttgcaattagcatctgaagggggtgggggcagtgcagTGGGACTGAGCCCTGCAGGATCTGACGCCGTCTCCGGGTAGGTAGTTTCAAtgttgagttaaattgtaggacacccaggaGCACCTGCTGAGAAATGGAGACtcgcttggtggtgctgaaaagAAAACATGTGGGAACAGCACAGTGACTAAACACGTGGCTTTAACGTCCTCACTGAAAACTCACAACCTGAATTCCCTTCGGAGTCCAAACCCTAGTGCTGTTTGCACCCCAGGGTGGTGGAATGGAGTTGCGAGCCTCAGGGCTAGGGAGCCCCGCTCTGTACTCAGTTCAATCTTCGCAATAACCTATGGTGATACCAGGAGTATTACCCcaatttgacagatgaggaaattgagactcaaagAGGATAAACGACTTGCCCCAAATCATCCGCAGCAAAGAAGTGCTCAACTCAGTTGTTTATCAAGCACCTACGATATGGGGGTCACACTGCTGGATACAGATGAGCCATGGCCTCCGCCTTCCAGGGCCTTGCAGACAAGGTGCAGAGCAGATGCAGATTCTAGAGTAAAGGGCCGTAACAACTTAGGCTATGAGTTAAACTCCCAGAGCACGTTCCACAGTCTATGCTGGCTTCACCACACTGGGGTGGCCACTCCTTTGGATTTCCTACAGGGGTTGCCTGCTCAGGGTGTGGCTCTGCACTTTCTCAGGCCAGTAactagggaagaaaggaaaacttCCTGAATACTGAATCCAGTATTCAGAGGATCTGGATCTGCTTGGAGGCAGGGCTCCAGGAAGGCCTCTCCCCTCACACGCCAGTCTTCCTGGGCCCTCCCCGCCCCTTGGGGAACCATGCTTCTAAGGCAGTTTACACCCACCATAGCATCAAGCATTGGTGTCCCCCGTGGGCTCTCCTGGGAGAAAAGGCTGCAGGATGGAAACAGGTGGGTTAGAGAGAAGAGGTGATGGGGACAAACTAGCTGCAAGATCTTCATGCCAACTGCTCCAAAGGCATCTCTCCTGGTCCCTGTGCCCTGGTAACTAGGCATCCCAGAGGAAGCCAGAGATAAAGAATGACCTTTGGACTCATGGAGGCCTAAGCAGTCTCCCCTGTGGCCCCTTCCAATTTGAAGGTGATTCTAAATCCAGGGATGAGGGATGacaggaaaacacacacagaaagaccAGTCCTCGGGCAGGCCTGTAGCTTGCCCATAGGTGACCTCACAGCCAATAAGATCTAAGTGAAAAATCcagatttacagaaaagacaAAGCATCAAGTGGTTCTGTGCTTCACAGAAGATGAACTGAGACCCCTTCAGCAATGCCGTTGCCCCATTGCTTATTCGGTTCAACATAATTGACAACGTATCTTTGTACACGGAGGGGCTGCTTCCGAtgatgggggaaacagagaagacATTTCAAGGACTCTGGTTGGAATCTGACTCACCCACAAACACATATGCATTTGCAAACCTTGAAATCAGTTGAGATTAACTCCCTAGTAAGCAAATATCTTTTATTCTGCTCCCTCATTTCCCAGTCTAGACAGTGGGAACATTCtctcacccttccttccttccttcctcccttccttccttccttccttcctcccttccttcctcccttcctgtgGAACCCCAGAACACTGGCTGCTTTGGGATCTCCTGTGTTCCCAGTGCAGCAGTACAGGCAGCAATGTCAACAGTCTGGAAGCAGCCCATCTACACCCCCAAAGGCTTCCTCAGCCCAGTAGACCAGAGTCTCAGAACCAGGGCGAGCTCTTGTGGATCCTTACCCGGCCACCCTCCTTCCTGTCAGAGCACAGGATGGGGATGTCAGATCTCTGGCAGCTTTTGGAACCTTGGGCTGTAACAgtcacccctcccctcccacacacacctgCAGCCAGACTCCACTTCATGTGATCAACCAGGGCCAGGAGCTGCCGCAGGGCTTGAACATGCTGACaagcatccctctccctccctgagcCCAGGGGGTTTCATTGAAAGGCCACCAGGCCTAATCTCATTATGGGGACCAGACACCGCACAAGTCCCACAGCCTGGAAGCAGGGAGCCTGGCCTGGCCACAGCCTCCTTATCCGCAGCAGGGTTTTAATTGGGTTAGAAAAGATTGTGTTGGGGGCTAGATCTTTTCTTGATGGGTGAAGGGGAGAAACGACTCAATTGTCCTAGAATGTCCTCAAATGTgataaaagaaaaggcaaaatgagGGCTGAGCTGTTAGGTGGGGCACTTTCTTACTACCCACACCCAAGTAACCCCTGGGTAGAAAGTTTGAAGTCAGACACTGAGCCCTGTTCTCCACTGGGCCCAGGGGCTCAGTGTCGGGGCTCCCAGTACTTGTAGGGGCTCacaaaaaatgttttgatttctgttaaaatcataagaaaaaacaaacttctagggttgaagaaaatattttaatttttaatccagCCTGGattatattcatctttataccaatgtggttgtaaaatataattctctttatttttttatggaggAAGGGGAAAGTCACAGTGCAGCCCTGGTCAGACGGATATGATTTCAAAGCCAGCCCCACTGTTCATGACTGTGTGCGCCCAGGCGAGCCAagcaccctctctgagcctgcttCCTCTTCCATAAGGTAGGGGGATGTTGAGATCCACCTTACTGGCCTGTAGCAAAGATTAAACAGGATAAATATGTaccagtgcctagcacactgcctgccacatagtaggtattcagttAAATAGCAATCTAACAAAAACTAAACCTGTTCCTAATAGCACCTTAGGAAGAGTCATGCATCCGAAGCTGCTGACACATGAGGTTTGGGGCCACAGAGAGCCAGATGGCAGCAGACAGCATGACCCCCTCTAATAAATCCATACCCCGCCTTCTGTCTACCATGAATCCCCGCACTGGGCAGAAACCCCTGGATCTGGGGTGAATTCCTCCACCAAATTCTTCTAGCGCTGCTGAACCACTTTGTATTAGAAGCCGCCCAAGCTCTGCCTGCCAAGGGAAGGTGGCGCAGGCAGGGAAGAAGTGGGACAAGCAGGGCATCCACTCAGGTCCAGGAGGCTCCTCCTGCCCCGAGGGCGGGGTTGTAGCAGCCGTTTCTCTGTATGGGGCTCCCCTTGGCATTTACAAGTTGCCTATATTTTCTGCCTCAATCCAGTTTCACAGGAGAACTCAAGATATGTATGAGAAGGTAGCACAGCTCTGTggggtgttgttgttgttgtttggtttgttttccatttgctatGAAAACGAaggaactgggcttccctggtggcacagtggttaagaatccgcctgccaatgcagggcacacaggttcgagccctggtcctggaagatcccacatgctgtggagcaactaagcccgtgagccacagctacttagcccacgtgcctagagcccgtgctccaccacaagagaagccactgcaatgagaagcctgcgcaccgccatgaagagtagccctcgctcgctgcaactagagaaagactgcgcgcagcaacaaagacccaacgcagccaaaaattaaataaataaaataaatgaatttatattaaaaacagaagaaaacgaAGGAACAGAATCCAGATAACATAGAGCTTCATTTAATGAGTCTTAGAAAATCCTCAAAGCCAAGGTAGAGTGAGAGTGGAGAGGGGCAACCAGAAGGGAGAAAGACTTGGGAGGGGTGCCAGCTTCTTAAGACATGTCTGGGACTCCAGGGTCCACCTGGATCCTCCTCTCTGTGGTGCCCTGGGGGGAAGGGCAGGCAGAGAGGGGAGGTACCCCCCACCATTCCCAGGTGTCAAAGGCAGCAGCAGATCCCTTCCTCAGCTCAGTTCTGCATCCCCTGTACCCACAGTTCAGGGGCTACCAAGGCCAACCCAAGGAGTAAGGATTTCCCAAACGGAAAACTCCTTGCACACCAAGAGGCTGGAGATGTTGGAGAAGAACAAGGAAGGGCTCTACTAGCTAGACATCTCACcccaagaggaaagaggcagagggagggaggcccCACCACTAGCGAAGCAGTTTGGCAGCTCGGTCTCAGGTTTCAAAAGAACAGTCGTGGCAAATGTCGGTTGATCCACTTCTATGCCACCTAGTTTCTAGAGTAGGGCAAAACATTACGCCGTACGTAAACTTGGGATCACTTGCTGCTCCGTGCTAACTTCCGCAGAGACTGGGCACAGAGGCAGACCCGGGGCCGACGGCTGACAGCTCCAGGCAGGAGTGGGATGAGCTCCTAACCTTGGGCCTTGCTCGGTGGCCCCGAGCCGGGGGAAGCAGGTGAGGTGAGTCAGGTGTGGCggcaggagagggaaagagaaagaatggcTGCGGCACTGGGATCCCGGCCTGTCCCGGCGCGGGCACGGTCCCGCCCCAGGCCGGGCACACCTGAGCTCGccgtcccccaccccacccccccgcacaCACCCGGGGCCCCTCACGCCTCCGCGCCGGGGCTCGGCtcgcccccacccgccccggccaCCTACCTGGCCGGACGTCGAGCCCGGACCTTGTCCTCGCTGCGCAGCGTCGCGCTGCCCACTGGCCCGCGAGCTGCCCGCGCCACGCCCGGGCTGTTCTGCCGGTTCGGCCAGCCGCGCGGACTTCGGCGCTACCGCGTCTCCATGGCGACCGGGGGGGGCGCTGCGGGTTGGCAGCGGGGCGGACGacgcggcgggcgggcgggcggggaccGGAAGTGCCCCCGGCGGGTCCACGCACCTGGGACCGGGCCCGGCCCCCCAAGGT belongs to Eubalaena glacialis isolate mEubGla1 chromosome 19, mEubGla1.1.hap2.+ XY, whole genome shotgun sequence and includes:
- the LOC133079762 gene encoding transmembrane ascorbate-dependent reductase CYB561 — its product is MESPARPAPAPAALLYYVAFSQLLGLAVVAMTGTWLGVYRGGIAWESALQFNVHPLCMIIGLVFLQGDALLVYRVFRNEAKRTTKILHGLLHVFAFVIALVGLVAVFDYHRKEGYADLYSLHSWCGILVFVLFFVQWLVGFSFFLFPGASFSLRSRYRPQHVFLGGAIFLLSVGTALLGLKEALLFELGTKYSKFEPEGVLANVLGLLLAAFGAVVLYILTRADWKRPLQAEEQALSMDFKTLTEGDSPSSQ